The segment TAGGTTGATCCATCCATACCTGCCATGTTCCTGAGCTATGTAAACAGGCCCGTGGCGAACAGCAGTTTGTTgtggagaggggaagagggagtgAGTTGGTGATGTCAGAGGGGAAAGGGGCCGGATCAGGGCGTTATCCTGCATGTTCTCACAGTACCTGAGGAGACAAGTTAGGAGCTGACAGGAGACAGCATaaagtatgtgtttgtgctgagaGCCTCAACTAGCCAACTCAACTAGGATTAAGAACGCACCAACTCAGGAAACAAGGCTTGAGAAGTCTTATACATCTTCTGGTAAGGCTGGATGGCAATACACATCTTAATATTTTTGTCTACctgaaaataacaaattttcagttttgtaaaattttcaaaaataattaatttctaCATTGTGTTACAATGTTGAAGTGATAAGTGTCCATCATCATCAatgtttgaaaacacattttttttttttatcataaaacTGTTGAATGTTCACTCATCCATACTTGACAGCTGCTATTGAATGTTATAAATGTAATATGATACAAAAGATTCCCTCAAGTGTCCATATGCAGTATGGACGATAACAATCAGTGCCACTCTGTGCTGTCTGTATAACCATTATCTGGCAGCTCATGGGTTTGTTTGGTTCAGACCGTTTCCAGACACACAGTGAGTCACTGACTGAAATAGCTTCTTCATATCTGGCTGCCGTCAGTGAGCACCTGGTGATACAGAGAGGGATGTGATGAGCCATGGAGAGTGGTGTATATTGCAATGAGTCTTTGTATAATGTCCCCTTGTGGCATTCTTCTCTCCTCTAACACCTGCATTATTGCAGACTTGGCATGACAGGCGGCCTAGACTGTAATGACAGTTCATGTTACAGCCTGGCTTTTTTAATGACTGTGGTTCAGGTATGCAAGCCAAAAACACCTGcgctattgttttttttttattatttttttttttattatagtttatttgaTGTCAGTCATGATAACTCATAGCACAGTGTTATAGataattttacaatattttttacaGGAATATTCAAAAGGGAGaggttttcagttttaaagCCAGCATTGCTAGAACTGCAGCAGTGCACATATGTCGGGcaccatttcagtgttttagctccatttcatttttctgtatttcaccTTCTGGAGAATAGATCAATTTTTCAAcctgttattgttttttccatttttactcTCAGCTATACCAGTGGAAGCAGCTGGAAAACCTGTACTTCAGGGAGAAAAAATTTGCTGTAGAGGTTAATGATCCACACAGGTGAGCATCAGAAGCATGTTTTATAATCTACTCTTTGGCTGTTCACAAACttattgttttatgtatgtTGTTCTTAAGGTTGCCTTTGACTCAGTGATTATTTATCCAAAGTAATCATAAGTGTCACTGAAATTGTAATTTGAGCAGAGTTTAAAACTGTGACTCAatctccaattttttttttctggtgtatTCCTGGCAACAGGCGGGCAGTGACCAAGCGTACCTTTGGGCAAACAGGCCTCCTCATCCACACGTGGTATGCCAGCCATTCTCTGATCAAAACCATTTGGGTCATGGCGATTAGTCAGCATCAGTTCTACTTGGacagaaagcaaagcaaagtaagtattttaaatgacatcacatgttacatgtcaaacaaattgcatttAGCACCTATTAAAGTAACTTTTCCATTATGTGGTTTGTTACCCCTTTAGGCTAAATTAGGCGCAGCAAGAAGTTTGGAGGAAATTGCCATGGATCTGACAGAGCAGGGGGGATCGAAAATAACCAGGTTAGGAGACACTGGGTTGAAGAATAACCTCATAACAGCCAGCAACGGGAGCCTGGTATCAACAGGTTGGTCACTTCAGTTTATTTCACTTCATGTAGAGCAAGTGTCATTATTTTAAGTCCATGCTTGTGTTGCAAGGGATATTATTTTAAGTAGCATTAGCAGtaagcagtagcagtagcaacTCAAGTGTCATGCTCACAAGTTCAGCTCTGAACTATAAACACTGAGCTGTGAATTGCGTACtgtgaatgtaaaaataaaggCAGCGACCTGATGTGTGAGTTCACCCTCTCTACTGGTGGCTTTATAGCACCATTATGTTTGAATATATATGCACTGTACATTATATTAGCAAGCATGCATCAATGGATAAAATTGTCCAAATGTCCTTGGCACAGGTTCTGCAGATTCTGAAGTGAGTGAGGagcagaagagggagaagatctctgagctgaggaaaaaagaacaagagatCCAAGAAATTTTGgctaagaaaacaaaagagctgAAGAAGATTTGCCTGAGAGAGGCGGTGAGAAATCTCTTTGTGTTGCGCTAGCTCTGGACTTGGATATTTTTGCTTGACATGAGCTTACAGCATAGAGCTTTTGCTGTCTTTGTCTAAGCAGGCAGATTCAGTCAGCTGAACTGCTTCTGTTAacctgtgttgctgtgtggccAACAGAACATTTGTATTTCAGCGTCTAAGggctttgctttgtttgctcAGGAGCTTACGGGCAAGCTGCCAAAAGAATATCCCCTGTCTGCAGGGGAGAGACCCCCTCAAGTCAGGCGGCGAATTGGCACCGCTTTCAAGTTAGATGACCTTTTCCCCTACAATGAGGTTTGTATTTGGTGTGGCATAATAGAATGAAGTAGCAATTCATGTCTTGTGTTCCTCTGTTTACACCTGTGTGTAATATGTTAATGCTTTATCCTTTCTGAGTATTAGCACTGTGAGCTTCTAAtttgtagtatttgtagtataATTTGGAGTACAAGCCAAATCAGTGGCTATACAGTATTCCAAATATATGGATATTTATAGGACAATAATAAGCTCTGATTGATATGAGATCCTCATTAATCTCAAGTAAATAATGAAATCAGTTAACGATAACAGCTATTATCAGATTTAATGCAATGAAACGGAAACCTGACGATGTGCTGCTCCTTATGCAGGACCCTTACCTAAGGAACCTGGAGAGCAGGTTTGCCCTGCAGCAAAAGATTGTGGAGGCAGCTAAGAAGCTGGCAAACGAGGCAGAGCTGTGTAAAACAGtcaagaaaaagaggagaaggaacTGTCTGGACGCCATGCACAAACTCCAGCAGATAGAGGACGAAATGAACCAGTACAGAATCAAGATGGGGAAAAAGCCCACGCAGCGAGCCTCAGTGATCATTGCAGGTATGATGCAAGCTGGCAGTCACAGTATCGCctagatgtgtttgtgtcactgcCATTAACTGTCAAATTATATTCTGAGTACATGTGGAATTTCATCTCTTCCTCCAGATGAACTTGTCCGCTCAGACTGCAGCTCCCTGTCAAGTCTACCAATGGATGATGGTgagttaaacacattttgttgcaCTGAAAGAGGACCTGATTTGCTATTATTTATACTATATGCAAAAATTATTATGCCAGTGTCAGTATTCCTACCATGGGCTTTCTCTGTATCCAGATGACTCGGACAGTGCAAGTCAGAGGCCACGGTCGCGTTCAGTTCAGGGCTCCCCTCAGCTCAGTCCGATGCGTTCCCTGGGCGCTGATGTGGAAAGACAGGGATCACCAAGGGAAAATCACCACCACAAGAACCTCAGCAGGTTGGGATATAGATCACTGCCCCTTTTCCCGCTCACTAATTGCCATAAGATTTAGTTTGGAGCACAACTTGtctcacaacttttttttttttggtcttgtttTTGGAATGAAGCAGTGATGTTATGTTTTGGCACTGTCATGTTTGCAGCCTCATTCCTTTCCTCACCTgtcacacttttttctttttttttttcttttttttttaatcctttcaCTATTACCACACCCTTTCAGATTAGCTTTGGAAGGCCAGGAGTCTTCCCACTTCTACCAGAATCCAAGAGATGTCTCCTCCACCCACAGTAGCCCTTATAAAACCCTACCCAGACCTCCTCGAGATCCACGCAGCATGCCTCCCACCCCGGTTATGACCCGCAATGcctacagcagcagccagctcAGGTGTGATCACTGCTCCCAAACATAACCCAATGTTCACACCTACAGTAACCTCACCCAAATCCCTGCTTCTCCTTAACCATATCTTTAAAGGGATGGAAAACCAAATTACAATATTATCTTCAGCACTATCTTCATTATTAACCAAGATATGAGGTCCTAgaagtcaataactgtaataaaatgagtTTTAGCAGCTGCATTTTCTGTGGTTATTCATTCCAGCAGGGCTaggtgggctttagttccccttaGGATAACTATATTGTCACGACTTATCTGTCCTGCAAAGAGGAAAATATTCCACTTGTTACAACTGGAACTGCAACAGcatgttaaatgtttttatggCTAACATTGCTCTAGAGCTTGCTCGCAAACAATAACACTTTGGAGATTGTTTTGGTAGAACTGATATAAGTCCAAGACTGATGCCATCGCTAGCTAAAGCTCCATATGAGACTTGTTTGAACTCGCCTCTTATGATgacattaaaatgatgaaatagtCCTCAGTAAGATGGTGGATTTATGACCAACAATTGTTACTACTGTCAATCAAGTCAGTCAAACGGGGTGgaaggaataaataaagttgtgtaCTAGTTGGATCGCTCAACAAGTAACTTAGCCCCCAGCAAAACTGATTCCTCAGAAGACTGAGAATAAATCCATCAACAggtctctctctgcttcagaTTCTTGCAGTTTCATGTTTTCCACACCTAATCAcgacaataaaaaacattttaatgtgaaatgacGTATTTTAGTTGACTATCCCTTTAAGCTAACCTCTCaccccaaaccctaaccctcatTTTAACTAATCAGTGCAGAACTTTTCCATAATTGCCTCCATTCTTCTGACAGGACCTTTAGCATAACAAATGATGCTCCCTCCTCAGGTCAGAGGGGTCCTCTCATTGCTTCAGGCATCGCAGTGGAAGTCTGGAGTCACAGTCTCGGCTAAGAAAGGAGACCGACTCGGAGAAGCCTGTTTTTATCTTGTCACCGGTGCACCGCAGCAACAGCACAGAGGCCCTGGAGGATTGTTCCTCCTACACCAGTCAGTCCAGTCTGGACTACTGTGGAGCAGCCAACTCCCAGTTCAGCACGCTGGACTCCCGAACCCCAAACATGCATCGTCTACACAGGAGAGTGGAAGTGTACGGGAATACCGGGAGTATGCCCAATTTGGTGCAGCACCCCTCTGGTTGTAGTTATGTATATGACACCCCAGCACACTATGCACCCAGTGCCTACTACGTAGCCGGCTACCCCTGTCCGGACATGGAGCCTTACGCAAACGGTGCCTACATGTATGAGAATGAGGTTGAGGGCCACTACAACGTCAACCCTTCCTACCAAATAAATGGGTATCATGGACACGACAGATACAGGCACTACAACAGTGACCGGACAGATGGTCTTTCCCAAAACCCCTACGCCACCATGAGGCCACCGCGGAGCAAGCAGGGGCCCAGGAACGAGCTGCTGGCCAAGAGTATGCAGAAGGCCTTGGTGGCAGAGCATCTGAGGGGCTGGTACCATCGCAGCGGCGggcacagggagggagggagaggggtgcTGGCCGGCTACGACTACGACAGCGGCTCTCAGCTCAGCCTGGGCTACCAGACCATGCCAGCTCCCTTCAGCCACTCCAGCCGTGCCACCTCCTACTCCTCAGGTAAGAGCTCATGaaaaagtcaagtttatttatatagccttTCATCACTACCACTTCCTCAAATGGTTTGATAATACCCAGTGAATGAAACCAACATCCCCCAGTCAGACTATTAGTGACAGCAAATGGAAAACACTGGAAGAAACCAAGATTttatataaaatacagtatgtcacaatgcatatttatttattgtctttagAGGTTTCTTTAACAAATGCAACATTtcataaaattatattttgttttagtgttgACTATGGTTACACATTATGTATCTGGCTGATATGAGCCTTTTAATAAATATCAGGTTTTAGCAAATCATGTTATTCACTCACTGGTAATATGATGAACGTTCTTCTCTGAACACAGCCACTTAAAAACAGTCACTTTGTAACATCtctacacattttatttattcataaaattGGCCAATTATGTTTTTAGGTATGGTGGACCACCCTGCCTTGAGAAGCTGCAAAACCACTTAAGAGAATTTAATTAGTATGTATTTCAGTGTAGTTTTAATGGCACATAATGGTCTAAATGATGCTTCTAATTCTGCTAAGAATTAAATTTGCAGGGGACAAACAGAGTACTGGAAATTTTGTATTGGTACTgctatcagccttcaaaaatccTTAATGGTCAAAcccatatataaatacatatgtaaTGGGAATGTGAGGTTTGAATATAAAGCTGTCAAAATAACATCATTGTAATAACATATTGCCATAATAATGCAGTTCTGTGAAGTATAGAAAATTGTAGTGTTGACGTTAAGGTGACTTAAGAGTGTTTCCAATAACAACACTTAAAGAATTACTTGTGAGTTACACTCTAATATTACTTGTGTGTTTtcgctgttttgtttttcctttgtttgtaGTGTCCTCAGTGGCTAGCACAGGGAACTGGCGCAACCAGCTGGCGGTGGGCCTAACAGAGTACGATTCGCCCGACACACCTCAGTACCCTCACCATGGAGCTCCCGGTGCGCCATACAGCCGCAGtcccacacacagcaggtgagGACTTCTTCATTGGCTGTAGTTCATTTAATCTCCAAACTGAAGCTGTGGAAGCAGTAGGAACTGAGTGAGAGCTCAGAATGATCACAGGTGATCACTGAGccataatgtaataattaatGGGATTTAAGCTACAATGCTGGCTGCTGTCTTAAAGATACAGTAGATATTAATGTTTTCTCCCTCCACTGCCAGAAAGCACACAGAAGTACAATCCTTATTTCCTTTGCATGCATGCCTGTTGCAGCGATAACATATCCAAGcctttgttttgtgtctttctctttctccaaaTGACACATTACTATtatattttctctgtatttgcTTGAAGGGGATTTATCCTCATGTTGGCACATGTTATTTTGCTCTGCTTGTGTGACCTCAAACTAATGTTTGGGTCCTGGGATGTTTggttctcctccttcctttgtttcttccccttccttccttccttccccctAACTTGCTGtccatgtttatgtgtgcagaTTTTCTCCAGAAAGCAAAATGTCGAAGTCTGACACAATGCATAACAAATCAGATTCAGTTGAGGTGGCTGGTGCTGAGGCCACTAGTACAGATGAACCATCAGACAACCTTTCTAGCACTTAAAGGGTGAGATCAATCAGACACGGCAGGCTGCTTTGTGTCGTAGTgccagtcatttttattttgagatCCCATCTCTGTTGGTGTGTCACGTCTTTAGCACTCATCATTTAATCAGATCtaccatatttttgttttcaaatccacattttcattttgtgatcTGCTGGTTTCATACTGCTGTGAtagcaatgaaatgaaatcatttttttggcatgtcttttttgttgtaGATCTTAGCAAAGTTTTTCAGTCCTCACCTTGATGAAGCACCTTAAGTATCTCAAGGCAAGGACATGCTTGAGTGTATCTGTCACATGACTAGCAAGCTCCCATTTATCATTTGAAGCCCAAATCACATGATACGCTTCACAAATTGTGTGTCGTATTTTCCATTGTCATGCTGAAATCAAAAGCATAAGGTCATCggtcatgtgtgttttttcttgtacagCTGAACGACCTTTGACTGATGCATTCCTGTGCCACTACGTTTACAGATTTCACCTGGACGGAAGTTACATGAGCATTCACTGAAGAGGACCAAACCAAACACTGGCACAAACAAAGCCATCGGACAGTAGCACATGAAGGGGATGGTGAACTTGAAACATAGGCTGTTGTACACTAATTTTCTCGCTGCCATAACTCCACAACCCAGGAGATGCTCTGCCTGCTAAGTCCAGGCAGAGTTTAGATGTATGCAGTCCTCATGTTAAAGCGACCTCTGAACTCAATGATGACACTCTTGAATGACTTTACCATGTGCCTTGGATTGGATGGATTGTGCAGGCAGATGAGAATGCggcaaaaatcacaaaatatacTGTAAGGTGTTGCACAACCATATTGGATTTAAGCATACGACGACGTAAAACGAGGCAACACTCCATACGTTTGTACTGTAGTTGGTGAATCCAACTTAACTGTATATTTTAACAACTAGCTATTGCCTTACAAAATGGTAGGTGATAGTAAAAAATGATTTCCAATACTTTCAtctcaataaaatgttattaaaaaaaatgttttgaacatAACATCCAAAACTGGACATAAAAATTGAGAATGTTCAGAAATgtgacatgacaaaaaaaaagaaaaaaaaaaagaattcaccATGCATTACAGCAGACTGTATTCATTGGATTCatatttcttcctttctcttaaCTTTGAATCagaatgtcagtgtcaataataTTGTTTATAGAACCATTTGTCTTTGTTAGTGCTgtactgtgttttaaaatgcatgttgAGAATATCAGTTTTTAATAACAGCCTCAGCCTTTTTATATCAATTGACGACCACTGCCCTGCAACCATACTCATTTGTTTTCTCACGTTTGTACAGTCAGTGTGTAGTTATATGTTGTTAGACATCgccataaaatgtttttcatccaAACAAGGACATGAATAAATACTTGTGTGACACATATATGCATGTTGCGTAATTTCTTTAGGGGCCTTGTGTGGTTGGTTATGAACATgtactgattttgttttgtaaatacttcaatatgtttgttttgacaACATAAGAAACTAAAAGCATGTACTTTCAGTGTACCAACTGAAAGCTATTTCTGAAGACTATGTGTCTTTGCTTGGCAACATGATCAACAAAAGGtcatactgaaaaaaaacacctccttTCCAACTGAGAGCAGCCTTTCCCCACAAGGCAAATTACTCCATCTGGCTTTATCtcagctgtttgttgttgtgtagTATTTCAGAGGCTACGTCTTACAGGGAACTCTGGGAGATTGGGTGGAGCTCTGTGTACAGAGGAGACTTCACCCCCGTCGCAAACCTGTGAAAACAGTCCACCTGCcgctgtcactcacacacttttcCTATGCCTAAAGCAACTGTCATCCAGAAAGATCATGATGGCCGGACCAGCTGAGAGAGGTGGCTCAAAAAAGATTGTTAGCATGTCTTGCCCCTGCTAGTGCCTTAAATATCTTCCATGCAACTCGGAGGGTTTAATTTTAGCCTTCACATGAGGCAGTAGCAAGCCGCTTACTAGCTGAACTCAGTTAGAAGCCGTCAAAGTCAGAAGCTCACTTCGTGTGGACAGaggttttctttcctttgaCATCAATAGAAGTAAGAGTCCGCAAATACAAATATGTCAAATGCAAGAGACACAGAGGATATCAATGAAGAAGACATTGATGAAGATGAACTGCTTGCCATGCTGTCGCCTGAGGAGCTTAAGGAGCTCCAGAGTGAGATGGATGTTATCATTGCCCCAGATGAGAGAGTTCCAGTGGGACAGAGACAAAAGGACCAGACAGAGAAGCCTCCTACGGGGACATTTGACCACCGGTCCCTGGTTGATTACCTTTACTGGGAGAAAGAGTCCAAACGTATGCTTGAGGAAGAGAGGGTTCCTGCTACTCTGCTCCCTAGTGTGGTAAGAGGGCCATGACGTGTCTATGTACAGACCAAGCTAGAATACTGAAGAGttttaaaaagtgtaaaatttGTAATTGTAAAGatacataaacaataaaaattagTTATCTTCAACCaacaatattacattttgaattggATTTATGGCACAGTTCTAACCTAGATGCTATTCTGATTTGCCCTCATCAGAAAACTTTGACGGAGGAAGCTGAAAAGAAGGAGAACGAAAATGCTGAAGATGTGGAATATGTCTACGAAGTAATAGAGGAGGTTGTTGAGGGGGAAACTGCAGATGGTGCTGATGGAGAGGAAATTATAGAGGAGATCATTGAGGAAATAATTGAAGAGGTTGAggtggatgaggaagaggaggaagggcaAGGGGTAGATGTGAAAGATgagaaaaagttaaaattacCTGTCAACATGGATGaacataaaaatatagaaaaaaatctggatccttcaagtaaaaacacagagacagccCCATGTAACAATACCAACAATGATCAGGCCACTTCAGAtataaaggaaaagaaagagagcctCGCCCCCCAAAACAGCACATCACAAActaaagagaaagaggaaactAAGATCTCAGACTCTACTCTTCTTACAGGATCATCTGCTCCAGAGGAGTCTAAGGTAAATGAAACCACTGAAAAGCCtccagaaaaagaagagaggaaaataaacaaattgaaAATTCCAAAGCTGGCACTCGGTGGAATTAAATTGACATCAAGACCCTCAGGAAATGAGACAAACTTGGAATCTACACTTGACAAGATTCGCAAAAATCACCCATCTGTCTCTGAGGTAAACCTCAACAACATAGAGAACATTCCCAAAGAGATGCTCTTGGACTATGTCAATGCCTTGAAGAAGAACAAATATGTGAAAACCTTCAGCATTGCCAACACCGGTGTGGATGAAAACATCGCTTTCAACCTGGCCAACATGCTACGAGAGAATC is part of the Myripristis murdjan chromosome 7, fMyrMur1.1, whole genome shotgun sequence genome and harbors:
- the frmd4bb gene encoding FERM domain-containing protein 4B isoform X2 — protein: MRPGQGCIHTCTLPGEVYQMTEGRVCQVQLLDDRKLELLVQPKLLSRELLDLVSSHFNLKEKEFFGLTFVDDNGQCKWLQMDRRVLEHDFTKKTGPIALNFLVRFYIENITQLRDIITVELFFLNAKSAVYNGIIEVESENVFKLAASALQEAKGDYTSDENTRADLKKLPTLPTKVLKEHPSLAYCEDRVIEHYKQLKGVSRGQAIVQYLTLVESLPTYGVHYYEVKDKQGIPWWLGISYKGIGQYDLQDKLKPRKLYQWKQLENLYFREKKFAVEVNDPHRRAVTKRTFGQTGLLIHTWYASHSLIKTIWVMAISQHQFYLDRKQSKAKLGAARSLEEIAMDLTEQGGSKITRLGDTGLKNNLITASNGSLVSTGSADSEVSEEQKREKISELRKKEQEIQEILAKKTKELKKICLREAELTGKLPKEYPLSAGERPPQVRRRIGTAFKLDDLFPYNEDPYLRNLESRFALQQKIVEAAKKLANEAELCKTVKKKRRRNCLDAMHKLQQIEDEMNQYRIKMGKKPTQRASVIIADELVRSDCSSLSSLPMDDDDSDSASQRPRSRSVQGSPQLSPMRSLGADVERQGSPRENHHHKNLSRLALEGQESSHFYQNPRDVSSTHSSPYKTLPRPPRDPRSMPPTPVMTRNAYSSSQLRSEGSSHCFRHRSGSLESQSRLRKETDSEKPVFILSPVHRSNSTEALEDCSSYTSQSSLDYCGAANSQFSTLDSRTPNMHRLHRRVEVYGNTGSMPNLVQHPSGCSYVYDTPAHYAPSAYYVAGYPCPDMEPYANGAYMYENEVEGHYNVNPSYQINGYHGHDRYRHYNSDRTDGLSQNPYATMRPPRSKQGPRNELLAKSMQKALVAEHLRGWYHRSGGHREGGRGVLAGYDYDSGSQLSLGYQTMPAPFSHSSRATSYSSVSSVASTGNWRNQLAVGLTEYDSPDTPQYPHHGAPGAPYSRSPTHSRFSPESKMSKSDTMHNKSDSVEVAGAEATSTDEPSDNLSST
- the frmd4bb gene encoding FERM domain-containing protein 4B isoform X1, which codes for MTEGRVCQVQLLDDRKLELLVQPKLLSRELLDLVSSHFNLKEKEFFGLTFVDDNGQCKWLQMDRRVLEHDFTKKTGPIALNFLVRFYIENITQLRDIITVELFFLNAKSAVYNGIIEVESENVFKLAASALQEAKGDYTSDENTRADLKKLPTLPTKVLKEHPSLAYCEDRVIEHYKQLKGVSRGQAIVQYLTLVESLPTYGVHYYEVKDKQGIPWWLGISYKGIGQYDLQDKLKPRKLYQWKQLENLYFREKKFAVEVNDPHRRAVTKRTFGQTGLLIHTWYASHSLIKTIWVMAISQHQFYLDRKQSKAKLGAARSLEEIAMDLTEQGGSKITRLGDTGLKNNLITASNGSLVSTGSADSEVSEEQKREKISELRKKEQEIQEILAKKTKELKKICLREAELTGKLPKEYPLSAGERPPQVRRRIGTAFKLDDLFPYNEDPYLRNLESRFALQQKIVEAAKKLANEAELCKTVKKKRRRNCLDAMHKLQQIEDEMNQYRIKMGKKPTQRASVIIADELVRSDCSSLSSLPMDDDDSDSASQRPRSRSVQGSPQLSPMRSLGADVERQGSPRENHHHKNLSRLALEGQESSHFYQNPRDVSSTHSSPYKTLPRPPRDPRSMPPTPVMTRNAYSSSQLRSEGSSHCFRHRSGSLESQSRLRKETDSEKPVFILSPVHRSNSTEALEDCSSYTSQSSLDYCGAANSQFSTLDSRTPNMHRLHRRVEVYGNTGSMPNLVQHPSGCSYVYDTPAHYAPSAYYVAGYPCPDMEPYANGAYMYENEVEGHYNVNPSYQINGYHGHDRYRHYNSDRTDGLSQNPYATMRPPRSKQGPRNELLAKSMQKALVAEHLRGWYHRSGGHREGGRGVLAGYDYDSGSQLSLGYQTMPAPFSHSSRATSYSSVSSVASTGNWRNQLAVGLTEYDSPDTPQYPHHGAPGAPYSRSPTHSRFHLDGSYMSIH
- the lmod3 gene encoding leiomodin-3, yielding MSNARDTEDINEEDIDEDELLAMLSPEELKELQSEMDVIIAPDERVPVGQRQKDQTEKPPTGTFDHRSLVDYLYWEKESKRMLEEERVPATLLPSVKTLTEEAEKKENENAEDVEYVYEVIEEVVEGETADGADGEEIIEEIIEEIIEEVEVDEEEEEGQGVDVKDEKKLKLPVNMDEHKNIEKNLDPSSKNTETAPCNNTNNDQATSDIKEKKESLAPQNSTSQTKEKEETKISDSTLLTGSSAPEESKVNETTEKPPEKEERKINKLKIPKLALGGIKLTSRPSGNETNLESTLDKIRKNHPSVSEVNLNNIENIPKEMLLDYVNALKKNKYVKTFSIANTGVDENIAFNLANMLRENRSITTLNIESNFITGKGIVAIIRCLQFNETLTELRFHNQRHMLGHHAEMEISRLLKANNTLLKMGYHFEQPGPRMVVTNLLTRNLDRQRQLRKEEQKQQQLKEQRQVMQMYENSLNLPPGLLEMLGYVPPLELLQKHGLVPPSLELSALPQEDPQPQKQLKHTSNNSIPKPPSAEPANPLKDIQLKRTPKKRNPLLELDPREDQKQERPSFQLKKTPRVKDTGNGEMGDDRANLKDVIKTLKPVPRRREPPKVELTPRDHLLNEIKQSNVAYLKSVPLPKILESSETSLI